A DNA window from Campylobacter anatolicus contains the following coding sequences:
- the rplP gene encoding 50S ribosomal protein L16, with protein sequence MLMPKRTKFRKQMKGRNRGYATRGASLATGEFAIKAVEAGRINSRQIEAARQALTRHVKRQAKIWIRVFPDKPLTKKPLQTRMGKGKAGIEEWVMNIKPGRIIYEMAGVSEELAREALTLAMHKLPFKTKFVTRESENEIY encoded by the coding sequence ATGTTGATGCCTAAAAGAACGAAATTTCGTAAGCAAATGAAAGGTCGCAATCGCGGCTATGCAACTCGCGGTGCATCTTTAGCTACTGGTGAGTTTGCGATCAAGGCTGTTGAGGCTGGAAGAATAAATTCACGTCAGATTGAAGCTGCTCGTCAGGCTCTAACTCGCCACGTTAAAAGACAGGCTAAAATTTGGATCAGGGTTTTTCCTGATAAGCCACTAACTAAAAAACCGCTTCAAACTCGTATGGGTAAAGGTAAGGCTGGTATTGAAGAGTGGGTGATGAATATTAAGCCTGGTCGTATAATATATGAAATGGCTGGTGTTAGCGAGGAGCTTGCACGTGAGGCTTTAACTCTAGCTATGCACAAATTGCCTTTCAAAACAAAATTTGTAACGCGAGAGAGTGAAAATGAAATATACTGA
- the rplO gene encoding 50S ribosomal protein L15 — protein sequence MALENLTPAPGSTRSIKRIGRGQGSGNGKTAGKGNKGQRARKGYNEKRGFEGGQQPLQRRLPKVGFTSKFEKPYVINVEKITAIKELSEITIATIASVHKISRSTTKIKLIGASAKNLASKVKDENVIVSGLK from the coding sequence ATGGCATTAGAAAATTTAACTCCAGCTCCTGGCTCAACGCGTTCTATAAAGAGAATCGGTCGCGGTCAAGGCAGTGGAAATGGTAAAACTGCAGGCAAAGGTAACAAGGGTCAAAGAGCAAGAAAGGGCTATAATGAAAAGCGTGGCTTTGAGGGTGGACAACAACCGCTTCAAAGACGTCTTCCAAAAGTAGGTTTTACATCTAAATTTGAAAAACCTTATGTGATAAACGTAGAAAAAATCACAGCTATAAAAGAGCTAAGTGAGATTACTATCGCAACTATCGCAAGTGTGCATAAAATTTCACGTAGCACAACAAAGATTAAACTTATTGGTGCAAGTGCGAAAAATCTTGCTTCAAAAGTAAAAGACGAGAACGTTATCGTTAGCGGATTAAAATAA
- the secY gene encoding preprotein translocase subunit SecY, translated as MNKALTNKILITLAFLFAYRILAYVPVPGVNVDVIKEFFSSNSNNALGLFNMFSGNAAERLSIISLGIMPYITSSIIMELLAATFPNLGKMKKERDGMQKYMQIIRYATIVITIIQSIGVSIGLQSLTGRSGEQAIMVDMNLFIAISAASMLTGTMLLMWIGEQITQRGIGNGISLIIFAGIVSGIPNAIGGTINLVNTSEMNFLVVIGILIVILATIGAIIFVEMGERRIPISYSRKVVMQNQNKRIMNYIPIKVNLSGVIPPIFASAILMFPSTILQASTNKYIQAINDFLNPNGYFFNFLTFLFVIFFAFFYASIVFNTKDISENLKRQGGFIPGVRPGENTAAYLNEVASRLTFSGAIYLGLISTLPWVLVKFMGVPFYFGGTSVLIVVSVALDTMRRIEAQIYMNKYQTLSAVGL; from the coding sequence ATGAATAAAGCATTGACCAACAAGATATTAATCACGTTGGCATTTTTATTCGCATACAGGATACTGGCGTATGTGCCAGTTCCTGGCGTTAATGTCGATGTAATTAAAGAATTTTTTAGCTCAAACAGCAACAACGCATTAGGTCTATTTAATATGTTTAGTGGTAATGCGGCAGAGCGTCTTAGTATCATATCTTTAGGCATTATGCCTTACATTACATCATCTATCATTATGGAGCTTTTAGCGGCTACTTTTCCAAATTTAGGCAAAATGAAAAAAGAGCGTGATGGTATGCAAAAGTATATGCAGATCATCCGTTACGCAACGATAGTCATTACGATAATCCAATCTATAGGCGTTAGTATCGGACTTCAAAGCCTTACAGGACGTAGCGGAGAGCAAGCTATTATGGTTGATATGAATTTATTTATTGCTATCTCAGCAGCATCTATGCTAACAGGCACAATGCTACTTATGTGGATTGGTGAGCAAATAACTCAACGTGGTATCGGCAATGGTATTAGCCTTATCATCTTTGCAGGTATCGTTTCAGGCATACCAAATGCAATTGGCGGAACAATCAACTTAGTAAATACAAGCGAGATGAATTTCCTTGTGGTTATCGGAATTTTAATAGTTATTTTGGCTACTATCGGTGCGATTATATTTGTTGAGATGGGTGAGAGACGCATACCGATTTCATATTCTCGTAAAGTTGTTATGCAAAATCAAAACAAGCGTATTATGAATTATATACCTATTAAAGTAAATTTAAGTGGCGTTATACCTCCGATATTTGCGAGTGCAATACTAATGTTTCCAAGTACTATTTTGCAGGCTAGTACAAACAAATATATCCAAGCCATAAATGACTTTTTAAATCCAAATGGATACTTTTTCAACTTCTTAACATTTTTATTTGTTATCTTTTTTGCGTTTTTCTACGCTTCAATCGTGTTTAATACTAAAGATATAAGTGAAAATTTAAAAAGACAGGGCGGCTTTATCCCAGGTGTTAGACCTGGCGAGAATACAGCTGCTTATCTAAATGAAGTTGCTTCACGCCTAACATTTAGCGGTGCGATATATCTCGGACTTATCTCAACTCTTCCGTGGGTTTTGGTTAAATTTATGGGTGTTCCATTTTATTTTGGTGGCACATCGGTGCTTATCGTTGTTTCTGTAGCACTTGATACAATGAGACGCATTGAGGCACAAATTTATATGAATAAATACCAGACACTAAGTGCAGTGGGGCTATAA
- the rplE gene encoding 50S ribosomal protein L5 produces the protein MSRLKDKFNETIKPALVKEFDIKNPMLIPAIEKIVISVGANDSAKDQKILQNMADTISLIAGQKAVITNAKKSVAGFKVREGFPVGIKVTLRKEQMYAFLDKLISIALPRVKDFRGLPKNGFDGRGNYNFGLSEQLMFPEVEYDKILRTHGMNITITTTANNDKEAFKLLELFGLPFAKGK, from the coding sequence ATGAGTAGACTAAAAGATAAATTTAATGAGACTATAAAACCAGCTCTTGTTAAAGAATTTGATATTAAAAACCCTATGCTTATCCCAGCGATAGAAAAGATCGTTATTAGCGTTGGAGCAAATGACTCTGCAAAGGATCAAAAGATCCTCCAAAATATGGCTGATACTATCTCGCTTATCGCAGGACAAAAAGCAGTTATCACAAATGCTAAAAAGTCAGTTGCTGGCTTTAAAGTTCGTGAGGGCTTTCCTGTTGGTATCAAAGTAACTTTAAGAAAAGAGCAGATGTATGCTTTTTTAGATAAGCTTATCAGCATTGCTCTTCCAAGAGTGAAAGACTTCCGTGGTCTTCCTAAAAATGGCTTTGATGGACGAGGTAATTATAACTTTGGTCTTAGTGAGCAGCTTATGTTTCCAGAAGTTGAGTATGATAAAATTTTACGCACTCACGGTATGAATATAACTATCACTACAACAGCTAATAACGATAAAGAGGCATTCAAATTGCTAGAGCTATTTGGTTTGCCGTTTGCAAAAGGAAAGTAA
- the rplC gene encoding 50S ribosomal protein L3: protein MEYIVEKIGMSRTISTHSTPVTLLKLIDAKVCEVDENKRAIVAYASTKANNKAIAGQQKKYNLSSEFNKFATLDVANTEVGALDFTPLSEAKVLKISFNSKGRGYQGVVKRHGFGGGPASHGSRFHRRHGSIGNCEWPGRVQPGMKMAGHMGNEKVTVKNELVSYDADNGIIVVKGCVPGHNGAMGRIRIVK, encoded by the coding sequence ATGGAATATATTGTAGAAAAAATAGGTATGAGTAGAACAATATCTACACACAGCACACCAGTTACGCTACTAAAACTCATAGATGCTAAAGTTTGCGAAGTTGATGAAAATAAACGTGCTATCGTTGCTTATGCTAGTACAAAAGCTAATAACAAAGCTATAGCAGGTCAGCAAAAGAAATACAACCTAAGCAGCGAGTTTAATAAATTTGCAACACTTGATGTGGCAAATACCGAGGTGGGGGCACTTGATTTCACACCTTTGAGCGAGGCTAAAGTATTAAAAATCAGCTTTAATTCAAAAGGTCGCGGTTATCAAGGTGTTGTTAAAAGACACGGATTTGGTGGCGGTCCAGCAAGCCACGGCTCACGTTTTCACAGACGCCACGGCTCAATAGGTAACTGCGAATGGCCAGGACGTGTTCAGCCGGGTATGAAGATGGCAGGACATATGGGTAATGAAAAAGTTACCGTTAAAAACGAGCTAGTAAGCTATGACGCAGATAACGGCATAATCGTAGTGAAAGGTTGCGTCCCAGGTCATAATGGTGCGATGGGTAGAATAAGGATAGTAAAATGA
- the rpsJ gene encoding 30S ribosomal protein S10: MERIRLKLKAYDHRVLDRTVAAIVEAVKRTGADVRGPVPMPTKIKRYTVLKSPHINKDSREQFEMRIHARMLDIVAATPETVDSLTKLDLAPEVNVEVRAMK; this comes from the coding sequence ATGGAAAGAATCAGGCTTAAGCTAAAAGCTTATGACCATAGAGTTCTAGATCGCACAGTTGCAGCAATTGTAGAAGCTGTCAAACGAACTGGTGCGGACGTTCGCGGTCCAGTGCCAATGCCTACTAAGATCAAACGTTACACTGTCTTAAAATCTCCACACATCAACAAAGACTCACGTGAACAGTTTGAGATGAGAATACACGCTCGTATGCTTGACATCGTAGCAGCTACTCCAGAAACAGTAGATAGTCTAACCAAACTTGACCTTGCCCCTGAGGTAAATGTCGAAGTTCGTGCGATGAAGTAA
- the rpmC gene encoding 50S ribosomal protein L29, whose protein sequence is MKYTELKDKSVAELNALLKEKKVLLFTLKQKLKTMQLSNPNEIGAVKKEIAQINTAISAQK, encoded by the coding sequence ATGAAATATACTGAGTTAAAAGATAAGAGCGTTGCAGAGTTAAACGCGTTGTTAAAAGAGAAAAAGGTGCTTTTATTTACACTAAAACAAAAGTTAAAAACTATGCAGTTAAGCAACCCTAACGAGATTGGTGCGGTTAAAAAAGAGATCGCTCAAATCAATACTGCAATTAGCGCTCAAAAGTAA
- a CDS encoding type Z 30S ribosomal protein S14, producing the protein MAKKSMIAKAARKPKFAVRGYTRCQICGRPHSVYQDFGICRVCLRKMANEGLIPGLKKASW; encoded by the coding sequence ATGGCAAAAAAATCAATGATAGCAAAAGCTGCACGCAAACCAAAATTTGCGGTTCGCGGCTATACAAGATGCCAAATTTGCGGACGTCCGCACTCTGTTTATCAAGACTTTGGAATTTGCCGTGTGTGCCTAAGAAAGATGGCTAACGAGGGTCTAATCCCAGGTCTTAAAAAAGCAAGTTGGTAA
- the rplR gene encoding 50S ribosomal protein L18 has product MTAKVLKRKLALRIKRKRRVRSKISGVAANPRVSIFKSNRTLYVQAIDDVTATTIAAADGRKLGIKANKDGAAILAKEFANSLKSKNIDTVIFDRNGYLYHGVIAAFADALRQNGIKL; this is encoded by the coding sequence ATGACAGCAAAAGTATTAAAAAGAAAACTTGCTCTTAGAATTAAGAGAAAAAGAAGAGTTAGAAGTAAAATTTCAGGTGTTGCTGCAAACCCAAGAGTATCTATATTTAAATCAAATAGAACTCTTTATGTTCAAGCTATTGATGATGTAACAGCTACAACAATAGCTGCTGCTGATGGTAGAAAACTAGGCATAAAAGCAAACAAAGATGGTGCTGCTATTTTGGCTAAAGAATTTGCAAATTCTTTAAAATCTAAGAACATTGATACAGTGATATTTGATAGAAACGGTTATCTATATCACGGTGTTATTGCAGCATTTGCTGATGCTTTAAGACAAAACGGCATAAAACTATAA
- the rpsQ gene encoding 30S ribosomal protein S17, with protein MALKREIQGVVLQKAGDKTATILVERRVMHPRYHKFVKRFKKYLVHDERNETNAGDTIVAVECRPLSARKSFRLKAVLAKGVE; from the coding sequence ATGGCATTAAAAAGAGAAATTCAGGGTGTAGTTTTACAAAAAGCTGGAGATAAAACAGCTACTATCTTGGTAGAAAGACGTGTTATGCACCCAAGATATCACAAATTTGTAAAGCGTTTTAAGAAGTATTTAGTTCATGATGAAAGAAATGAGACAAATGCAGGGGATACTATTGTAGCTGTTGAGTGCAGACCACTTTCAGCGCGTAAGAGTTTTCGCTTAAAAGCGGTATTGGCAAAGGGAGTTGAGTAA
- a CDS encoding 50S ribosomal protein L23, with protein MADITDIKTIIYTEKTLGLQENGVVVIQTSPKVTKNGLKEVLKEYFGVTPLRINSLRMDGKVKRFKGKVGVRNDVKKFYVKLPEGVSLENTEA; from the coding sequence ATGGCAGATATAACCGATATAAAAACAATTATTTATACAGAAAAAACTCTTGGCCTTCAAGAAAATGGTGTTGTGGTTATTCAAACTTCGCCAAAAGTTACTAAAAATGGGCTAAAAGAGGTTTTAAAAGAGTATTTTGGTGTAACGCCACTTCGCATAAATTCACTTAGAATGGACGGCAAAGTTAAGCGTTTTAAAGGCAAAGTAGGTGTAAGAAATGACGTAAAGAAATTTTATGTCAAGTTACCTGAGGGCGTAAGCCTAGAAAATACGGAGGCATAA
- the rplX gene encoding 50S ribosomal protein L24, which yields MANVKFKIKKGDTVKIITGDDKGKTGKVLSVLAKKGQVIVEGCKIAKKAVKPSEKTPNGGYINKEMPIDISNVAKVEE from the coding sequence ATGGCAAATGTTAAATTTAAAATCAAAAAAGGTGATACTGTAAAGATAATTACCGGAGATGATAAGGGTAAAACTGGTAAAGTTTTATCTGTATTGGCTAAAAAAGGTCAAGTCATTGTTGAAGGCTGCAAAATAGCTAAAAAAGCAGTCAAGCCAAGCGAGAAGACACCAAATGGCGGATATATAAATAAAGAAATGCCAATAGACATCTCAAATGTTGCGAAAGTTGAGGAATGA
- the rpsS gene encoding 30S ribosomal protein S19: protein MARSLKKGPFVDDHVMKKVVAAKAANDNKPIKTWSRRSTIVPEMIGLTFNVHNGKSFIPVYVTENHIGYKLGEFAPTRTFKGHKGSVQKKIGK, encoded by the coding sequence ATGGCAAGATCACTCAAAAAAGGTCCTTTCGTAGATGATCACGTAATGAAGAAAGTTGTTGCTGCAAAAGCTGCAAATGACAACAAACCAATCAAAACTTGGTCAAGACGTAGCACGATTGTACCTGAAATGATTGGATTAACATTTAACGTTCATAATGGTAAGAGCTTTATCCCTGTGTATGTAACGGAGAATCATATTGGTTATAAGCTTGGCGAATTTGCTCCAACACGCACATTTAAGGGTCATAAAGGCTCAGTGCAAAAGAAAATCGGTAAGTAG
- the rplD gene encoding 50S ribosomal protein L4: MSKICVLNDKFEKADEISLPASYAEVNPHNLYLYVKSYLAGIRSNTAHTKSRAFVSGGGKKPWRQKGRGGARAGSTRTNVWVGGAVAFGPTNDKNYFQKVNKKQKRLALECALAQKAEAGKLFAVDSIAIESGKTKDATQVMKALNLRDALIVKDLLDDKTLLAFRNLANCYVVDANEVNAYLVSVFSSVIIEKAALQTITKEG, from the coding sequence ATGAGTAAAATTTGTGTATTAAACGATAAATTTGAAAAAGCAGATGAGATATCACTTCCAGCAAGTTACGCTGAAGTAAATCCTCACAACCTTTATCTGTATGTTAAGTCTTATTTGGCTGGTATTAGATCAAACACAGCTCATACAAAGTCTCGTGCATTTGTAAGCGGTGGTGGCAAAAAACCTTGGAGACAAAAGGGACGTGGCGGTGCTCGTGCTGGCTCAACCAGAACTAACGTATGGGTGGGTGGTGCTGTTGCTTTTGGTCCAACAAATGATAAAAACTACTTTCAAAAAGTTAATAAAAAGCAAAAAAGACTTGCTCTTGAGTGTGCTTTGGCTCAAAAAGCTGAGGCTGGAAAGCTTTTTGCGGTTGATAGTATAGCGATAGAGTCTGGTAAAACCAAAGATGCAACACAAGTTATGAAGGCTTTAAATTTAAGGGATGCTCTAATCGTTAAAGACTTGCTTGATGATAAAACGCTACTTGCTTTTAGAAATTTAGCAAACTGCTACGTTGTTGATGCAAATGAAGTAAATGCTTATCTTGTTTCAGTATTTAGCTCAGTAATCATTGAAAAAGCAGCACTACAAACTATAACAAAAGAGGGCTAA
- the rplF gene encoding 50S ribosomal protein L6: MSRIGKQPISIPSGLDVSVENNVLKFKKGNSIKQLDTKGHVDVKVENGYIVFSPKGEDRQSRAYWGTYRALAQNVVVGLTQGFTRQLEINGVGYKAATKGRILELTLGFSHLINYELPAGVEASVEKNVITIKGDDKQVVGQVAAQVRGFRPPEPYKGKGVKYVEERIIRKAGKTSKK; the protein is encoded by the coding sequence ATGTCTCGTATAGGAAAACAACCTATCTCTATACCATCAGGTCTAGACGTTAGCGTTGAAAATAATGTCCTTAAATTTAAAAAGGGCAATAGTATAAAGCAGCTAGATACAAAAGGGCACGTTGATGTCAAAGTAGAAAATGGATATATAGTTTTCTCACCTAAAGGCGAAGACCGCCAAAGTAGAGCTTACTGGGGAACATACAGAGCCCTAGCTCAAAATGTTGTTGTAGGTCTTACTCAGGGCTTTACTAGACAGCTTGAGATAAACGGCGTTGGTTATAAGGCGGCTACAAAAGGTAGAATTTTAGAGCTAACTCTTGGTTTTTCACACCTTATCAACTACGAGCTACCAGCCGGTGTTGAGGCGAGTGTTGAGAAAAACGTTATAACTATCAAGGGCGATGATAAACAAGTCGTAGGTCAAGTTGCTGCTCAAGTTAGAGGATTTAGACCACCAGAGCCTTACAAAGGCAAGGGTGTTAAGTATGTTGAAGAGCGTATAATCCGCAAAGCGGGCAAGACATCTAAGAAGTAA
- the rplB gene encoding 50S ribosomal protein L2, with translation MAIKSYKPYTPSRRYITGLSSEDITAKPSVRSLLIKLPASGGRNNNGRITSRHKEAGAKKLYRIIDFKRCKFGIEGRVEAIEYDPNRNCRIALISYKDGEKRYIIRPSGLNVGDVVASINEGALDIKPGNAMKLKFIPVGTIVHNIELKPGKGAQIARSAGGYAQLMGKEDKYVALRMPSGEMRQVLAECMASIGVVGNEDWANITIGKAGRNRHRGIRPQTRGSAMNPVDHPHGGGEGKKNSGRHPVTPWGKPTKGAKTRRKKASDKLIISRRKGK, from the coding sequence ATGGCGATAAAATCATATAAACCATATACTCCAAGCCGTAGATATATCACAGGGCTAAGCTCTGAGGATATTACAGCTAAGCCAAGCGTAAGAAGTCTTTTGATAAAGCTTCCAGCAAGCGGTGGCAGAAACAATAATGGACGCATTACTTCAAGGCATAAAGAAGCAGGTGCTAAAAAGCTTTATCGTATCATAGATTTCAAACGTTGCAAATTTGGTATAGAGGGTAGAGTTGAGGCAATAGAGTATGATCCAAACAGAAATTGTCGTATTGCACTTATCTCTTATAAAGATGGTGAGAAACGCTACATTATACGCCCAAGCGGTCTAAATGTAGGTGATGTCGTAGCTTCTATTAATGAGGGTGCACTTGATATAAAACCGGGTAATGCAATGAAGCTTAAATTTATACCGGTTGGAACTATCGTACATAACATAGAGCTTAAACCTGGTAAAGGTGCCCAGATAGCTCGTTCAGCTGGCGGATATGCTCAGCTAATGGGTAAAGAGGATAAATATGTTGCTTTAAGAATGCCAAGTGGCGAGATGAGACAAGTTTTAGCTGAGTGTATGGCATCAATAGGCGTTGTAGGTAATGAAGACTGGGCTAATATTACAATAGGTAAAGCTGGACGTAATCGCCATCGTGGTATCCGTCCACAAACTAGAGGCTCTGCGATGAACCCTGTAGATCACCCACATGGCGGTGGTGAGGGCAAGAAAAACTCAGGTCGTCATCCAGTTACTCCGTGGGGCAAACCAACCAAAGGTGCTAAGACTAGACGTAAAAAAGCTAGTGATAAGCTTATAATTTCAAGAAGGAAAGGAAAATAG
- the rplN gene encoding 50S ribosomal protein L14 codes for MIQSFTRLAVADNSGAKELMCIKVLGGSKRRYATLGDVIVCSVKKALPNGKIKKGQVVKAVVVRTKKEVQRGNGSLIRFDDNAAVILDNKREPIGTRIFGPVGREVRYANFMKIVSLAPEVL; via the coding sequence ATGATACAAAGTTTTACAAGACTTGCAGTTGCTGATAATAGCGGTGCAAAAGAGCTTATGTGTATAAAAGTTCTTGGCGGTAGCAAGAGAAGATATGCGACACTAGGCGATGTTATCGTTTGTTCGGTTAAAAAAGCTCTTCCAAACGGCAAGATCAAAAAGGGTCAGGTTGTTAAGGCAGTTGTTGTTAGAACCAAAAAAGAGGTTCAAAGAGGTAACGGTTCACTTATTAGATTTGATGATAATGCGGCAGTTATCCTTGATAACAAGAGAGAGCCTATAGGCACTCGTATATTTGGACCGGTTGGTCGTGAAGTTAGGTACGCTAACTTTATGAAGATTGTTTCACTAGCACCGGAGGTTTTATAA
- the rpsH gene encoding 30S ribosomal protein S8, which yields MLNDLISDGLTRIRNAALRKLETAKLMHSNVVEATLAILFAKGYIESYNVVEEGNKKFINVVLKYDDHGRSVINELKRISKPGRRVYQGKDEIRRFKNGYGTVIVSTSKGVMSGIDANKAGVGGEVLCTVW from the coding sequence ATGTTAAATGATCTAATATCAGACGGACTAACCCGTATTAGAAACGCAGCTTTAAGAAAGTTAGAGACTGCAAAGCTTATGCACTCAAACGTTGTTGAGGCTACTCTTGCGATATTATTTGCAAAGGGCTATATAGAGAGCTATAATGTAGTAGAAGAGGGCAATAAGAAATTTATAAATGTTGTTCTTAAATACGATGATCATGGTAGAAGCGTTATTAATGAGTTAAAAAGAATTTCAAAACCAGGACGTAGAGTATATCAAGGTAAAGATGAGATTAGACGCTTTAAAAATGGCTATGGTACGGTTATCGTTAGCACAAGCAAAGGTGTTATGAGCGGTATTGATGCGAACAAAGCTGGTGTTGGTGGCGAAGTTCTTTGCACGGTTTGGTAA
- the rplV gene encoding 50S ribosomal protein L22, which translates to MSKSTIKFVRLSPTKARLIAREVQGMNAELALASLQFMPNRGAKFIANAISSAVANGGFEPEEVIVSSCRVDAGPVLKRFRPRARGTASRIRKPTSHVMVEVSKPEKKEA; encoded by the coding sequence ATGAGTAAATCAACTATAAAATTTGTAAGACTTTCTCCTACAAAAGCTAGGCTTATAGCTCGTGAAGTTCAAGGTATGAATGCTGAACTTGCACTTGCAAGTTTGCAGTTTATGCCAAATCGTGGTGCTAAATTTATCGCTAATGCTATTAGCTCAGCTGTTGCAAATGGTGGTTTTGAGCCTGAAGAGGTTATCGTGTCAAGTTGTCGTGTGGATGCTGGCCCTGTGTTAAAGAGATTTAGACCAAGAGCAAGAGGAACGGCGAGTAGAATTCGCAAACCAACCTCTCACGTAATGGTAGAAGTATCTAAACCTGAAAAAAAGGAAGCATAA
- the rpsC gene encoding 30S ribosomal protein S3: MGQKVNPIGLRLGINRNWESRWFPTKQSLPENIGEDYKIRAFLKKKLYYAGISQILIERTAKKLRVTVVAARPGIIIGKKGQDVEILKNDVSKLIGKDVNVNIKEERKAQASAQLAAENVAMQLEKRVAFRRAMKKVIQAAQKSGAKGIKISVAGRLGGAEMARTEWYLEGRVPLHTLRAKIDYGVAEAHTTYGNIGIKVWIFKGEVLQKGVQPERSEEEKSDRKPRRARRGK, encoded by the coding sequence ATGGGACAAAAAGTAAATCCAATAGGTCTTAGACTAGGAATTAACCGCAACTGGGAATCACGCTGGTTTCCAACCAAACAAAGCCTTCCTGAAAATATCGGTGAAGACTATAAAATTCGTGCATTTTTAAAGAAAAAGCTTTACTATGCAGGAATAAGCCAAATTTTGATAGAGAGAACAGCGAAAAAGCTTCGCGTTACAGTCGTAGCGGCTCGTCCTGGTATCATAATCGGTAAAAAAGGTCAAGATGTTGAAATTTTAAAAAATGACGTTAGTAAGTTAATCGGTAAAGATGTAAATGTCAATATCAAAGAGGAGAGAAAAGCACAAGCTTCAGCTCAATTAGCAGCAGAAAACGTTGCTATGCAACTTGAAAAACGTGTTGCTTTCCGCCGTGCTATGAAAAAGGTCATTCAAGCAGCCCAAAAGTCAGGTGCAAAAGGTATTAAAATTTCAGTTGCAGGTCGTTTAGGTGGTGCTGAGATGGCTAGAACCGAGTGGTATTTGGAGGGTCGTGTGCCACTTCATACACTTAGAGCAAAGATTGATTACGGTGTTGCAGAAGCACACACAACCTATGGAAACATAGGCATAAAAGTATGGATTTTCAAAGGCGAAGTTCTTCAAAAGGGCGTTCAACCTGAGCGTAGCGAAGAGGAAAAAAGCGATAGAAAACCACGTAGAGCAAGAAGAGGTAAATAA
- the rpsE gene encoding 30S ribosomal protein S5, producing the protein MEKYNREEFEEVIVDIGRVTKVVKGGRRFRFTALVVVGNRNGLVGFGYGKAKEVPDAMRKAIDDAFKNIINVKLKGSTIPHDIEVKYNASKVLLRPASEGTGVIAGGSARPILELAGIKDILTKSLGSNNSANVVRATIKALSMLKS; encoded by the coding sequence ATGGAAAAATATAATAGAGAAGAATTTGAAGAAGTAATCGTCGATATCGGTCGGGTTACAAAGGTCGTTAAGGGTGGTCGTAGATTTAGATTTACAGCACTTGTTGTTGTAGGTAATAGAAACGGACTTGTTGGCTTTGGTTATGGAAAAGCAAAAGAGGTTCCAGATGCTATGAGAAAGGCGATTGATGATGCATTTAAAAACATCATCAATGTTAAGCTAAAAGGCTCAACTATACCTCACGATATAGAGGTAAAATACAACGCTTCTAAAGTGCTTCTTCGCCCAGCTAGCGAAGGTACAGGTGTTATCGCTGGCGGTAGTGCTCGTCCTATTTTAGAGCTTGCAGGTATTAAAGATATACTTACAAAATCACTTGGCTCAAACAACTCAGCAAACGTTGTTCGTGCGACTATCAAAGCACTTAGTATGCTAAAAAGCTAA